A genomic region of Lachnoclostridium edouardi contains the following coding sequences:
- a CDS encoding cupin domain-containing protein, translating into MYYKYDEKNGIHVPEPFKRVMTPMFMGDDDKIKESNFSVHFTEWEPGCEIDSHSHETGMEAMYCMEGCGVAQVDGKEYPFVPGSMIVAPPGIQHKIKNTGDQLLRVFCIFSPPVTGESLRQRALEAVEAAKK; encoded by the coding sequence ATGTATTATAAGTATGATGAAAAAAACGGCATCCATGTGCCGGAGCCTTTTAAACGGGTAATGACCCCAATGTTTATGGGAGACGACGATAAAATAAAAGAAAGTAATTTTTCCGTACATTTTACAGAGTGGGAACCAGGCTGCGAAATAGACAGCCACAGCCACGAGACAGGCATGGAAGCTATGTATTGTATGGAGGGATGCGGAGTTGCGCAGGTGGACGGAAAGGAATATCCGTTTGTGCCAGGCTCAATGATAGTGGCTCCTCCTGGAATCCAGCATAAAATTAAAAATACAGGCGACCAGCTGCTGCGGGTGTTTTGTATTTTCTCCCCGCCGGTAACAGGGGAGTCATTAAGACAGAGAGCTTTGGAAGCTGTGGAAGCTGCCAAGAAATAA
- the hemZ gene encoding coproporphyrinogen dehydrogenase HemZ — translation MIGILLKDKAYEQDIRELLMAFYPGESFVYQQEEDVSFCVRGELLEEENGAGVYALCLIDGAKRAYKTFDVDYCNRFETKNKIKRGLYQILSMRTERELPWGTLTGIRPTKIVMTKLEEGWDKDKIFTYMRETYHTSKEKIELSIEIAERERQLLSQISYKEGYSLYVGIPFCPTTCLYCSFTSYPIGKWEGRTKLYLEALFKELEDTAEKMKGRTLETIYFGGGTPTSLSAEDLEKILKKVENTFDLSHVTEYTVEAGRPDSITREKLQTLLNHGITRISINPQTMKQATLDLIGRRHSVEMVKEKYYLARELGFNNINMDLIVGLPDETLEDVRQTMEEIKAMAPDSLTVHSLAIKRAARLNMQKEQYKGLKIVNTQEMVDMTARYAREMGMEPYYLYRQKNMAGNFENVGYALPGKACIYNILIMEEKQTIAACGAGTTTKVVFPEENRLERVENVKDVEQYISRIQEMIERKNKLLSQIKLGR, via the coding sequence ATGATAGGAATATTGTTAAAGGACAAAGCATATGAGCAGGATATCAGAGAGCTTTTAATGGCTTTTTATCCTGGGGAAAGCTTTGTATATCAGCAGGAGGAGGATGTTTCTTTTTGTGTCAGAGGGGAGCTGCTGGAGGAAGAGAACGGCGCAGGGGTTTACGCTTTGTGCTTAATTGACGGCGCCAAAAGGGCATATAAAACCTTTGATGTGGATTACTGCAATAGATTTGAGACGAAAAATAAAATCAAGCGGGGGCTGTATCAGATTCTTTCTATGAGAACAGAAAGAGAGCTGCCGTGGGGGACCTTGACAGGTATCCGGCCCACAAAAATTGTTATGACAAAGCTGGAGGAAGGCTGGGATAAGGACAAGATTTTTACTTATATGAGGGAAACCTACCACACCAGCAAGGAGAAAATTGAGCTGAGCATTGAAATTGCAGAAAGGGAAAGACAGCTGCTGTCCCAGATTTCTTATAAGGAGGGCTACAGCTTGTATGTAGGAATTCCGTTTTGCCCTACTACATGTCTGTACTGCTCCTTTACCTCCTATCCTATTGGAAAGTGGGAGGGGAGAACTAAACTGTATTTAGAAGCTTTGTTTAAGGAGCTGGAAGATACGGCGGAAAAAATGAAGGGCCGTACTCTGGAAACTATTTATTTTGGCGGAGGCACCCCTACATCCTTGTCAGCAGAGGATCTGGAAAAGATTTTAAAAAAGGTGGAAAATACCTTTGATCTGTCCCATGTAACAGAGTATACAGTGGAGGCGGGAAGGCCGGACAGCATCACAAGGGAAAAGCTTCAGACCTTGTTAAACCATGGAATAACCAGGATTTCTATTAATCCTCAGACAATGAAACAGGCCACCTTAGATTTAATCGGCCGCCGTCATTCTGTGGAAATGGTAAAGGAAAAATATTATCTGGCAAGGGAGCTGGGATTTAACAATATTAATATGGACTTGATTGTAGGGCTGCCGGACGAAACTTTGGAGGACGTAAGACAGACTATGGAGGAAATTAAGGCTATGGCCCCGGACAGTCTTACAGTTCACTCCCTGGCGATTAAAAGGGCGGCCCGGCTGAACATGCAGAAGGAGCAGTATAAGGGCTTAAAGATTGTAAATACTCAGGAAATGGTGGATATGACGGCCAGATATGCCAGAGAAATGGGGATGGAGCCTTATTATTTGTACCGGCAGAAAAATATGGCGGGAAATTTTGAGAATGTAGGATACGCCCTTCCGGGAAAGGCATGTATATATAATATTCTGATTATGGAAGAAAAGCAGACTATTGCCGCCTGCGGAGCCGGAACTACCACAAAAGTAGTTTTTCCTGAGGAGAACCGTTTGGAACGGGTAGAAAACGTAAAAGATGTAGAACAGTATATTTCCAGAATTCAAGAGATGATTGAAAGGAAAAATAAACTGTTAAGCCAGATAAAGCTTGGGAGATGA
- the hisS gene encoding histidine--tRNA ligase, whose amino-acid sequence MALKKKPVTGMKDILPAEMQIRDYVLTQIKDTYRKFGFSAIETPCVEHIENLTSKQGGDNEKLIFKILKRGEKLRLEDAENENDLVDGGLRYDLTLPLSRYYANNGAVLPSPFKALQVGSVWRADRPQKGRFRQFVQCDIDILGDSTNLAEIELILATTTALGKICPDKSFAVRINDREILKAMAVWAGFPEEAMDQVFITLDKMDKIGGDGVSKELTELGFEEAAVKKYMDLITKAGQDAQGVRQLGETLEGVLSQGKAENLAYIMDTVQDVATAEFQLIFDPTLVRGMSYYTGTIFEVSMEGFGGSVAGGGRYDKMIGKFTGMETPACGFSIGFERIVTILMDSGFTVPASEGKKAFLFEKGMDSLRLGAVIKEATEERAKGGQVLVAQMNKNKKFQKEQLQKEGYTEFKEFYREALKR is encoded by the coding sequence ATGGCATTGAAAAAGAAACCGGTTACCGGCATGAAGGATATCCTTCCGGCGGAGATGCAGATCCGTGACTATGTATTAACCCAGATTAAAGATACTTACAGAAAGTTTGGTTTTTCTGCAATAGAGACCCCATGTGTGGAGCATATTGAAAACCTGACCAGCAAGCAGGGCGGGGATAATGAAAAACTGATTTTTAAAATCTTAAAAAGAGGCGAAAAGTTAAGACTTGAGGATGCAGAAAATGAAAACGATCTGGTGGACGGAGGACTTCGCTATGATTTGACCCTTCCTCTTTCCAGATATTATGCCAATAACGGGGCAGTTCTGCCGTCTCCTTTTAAGGCGCTGCAGGTAGGCAGTGTGTGGCGTGCAGACAGACCTCAAAAGGGAAGATTTCGTCAGTTTGTACAGTGTGATATTGATATTTTAGGGGATTCTACTAACCTGGCAGAAATTGAACTGATTTTAGCTACCACAACTGCTTTAGGAAAAATCTGTCCGGACAAGTCTTTTGCAGTGCGCATCAATGACAGAGAGATTTTAAAGGCAATGGCTGTGTGGGCCGGATTTCCAGAGGAAGCTATGGATCAGGTATTTATTACTCTGGATAAAATGGACAAAATCGGCGGGGACGGCGTGTCAAAGGAATTGACAGAGCTGGGATTTGAAGAAGCTGCCGTTAAAAAATATATGGATTTAATTACAAAGGCAGGACAGGACGCCCAGGGAGTAAGACAGCTGGGGGAGACTTTGGAAGGCGTGCTTTCTCAGGGGAAAGCAGAAAATTTAGCTTATATTATGGACACTGTTCAGGATGTGGCCACAGCAGAGTTCCAGTTGATTTTTGACCCTACTTTAGTAAGAGGAATGTCCTACTATACAGGAACTATTTTTGAGGTTTCCATGGAAGGCTTCGGCGGTTCTGTGGCAGGCGGAGGCAGATACGATAAAATGATTGGGAAATTTACAGGCATGGAAACTCCGGCCTGCGGTTTTTCCATTGGATTTGAAAGAATTGTAACCATTCTCATGGACAGCGGATTTACAGTGCCTGCCAGTGAAGGGAAAAAGGCCTTTTTATTTGAAAAAGGAATGGACAGCCTTCGCCTGGGAGCTGTAATTAAGGAAGCTACAGAGGAAAGGGCAAAGGGCGGCCAGGTGCTGGTGGCGCAGATGAATAAAAATAAAAAATTCCAGAAGGAACAGCTTCAGAAGGAAGGATATACAGAATTTAAAGAGTTCTACAGAGAAGCTCTGAAAAGATAA
- a CDS encoding RelA/SpoT family protein: protein MAGESKKIDIQLEAPADFTSPEELYEELIKSVKRYHPSDDISMIEKAYKIAYEAHKEQKRKSGEPYIIHPLCVSIILADLEMDKETIVAAILHDVVEDTVMDLDELKEEFGQEVALLVDGVTKLTQISWDMDKVEIQAENLRKMFLAMAKDIRVILIKLADRLHNMRTLQYMTPAKQKEKARETMDIYSPIAHRLGISKIKVELDDLSLKYLEPEIYYELAEKISLKKDAREAFVNEIMDEVKVHLAESGIKAKVDGRAKHFFSIYKKMVNQHKTLDQIYDLFAVRIIVDSVKDCYGALGVIHELYKPIPGRFKDYIAMPKPNMYQSLHTTLIGNNGQPFEIQIRTYEMHRTAEFGIAAHWKYKESGSGQVAADSEEAKLSWLRQILEWQKDMSDNKEFLSLLKSDLDLFSDSVYCFTPSGDVKNLPSGSTPIDFAYAIHSAVGNKMVGAKVNGKLVPIDYVIQNGDRIEIVTSQNSKGPSRDWLALVKSTQAKNKINQWFKTELKEDNILKGKELITQYCKAHGINYSDINKPEYMEKVMRRYAFKDWESLLASIGHGGLKEGQIINKMLEERNKKLKKEVTDATILDEIGEGNKVPVSKKSKSGIVVKGIHDLAVRFSRCCSPVPGDEIVGFVTRGRGVSIHRTDCINIINLPEDEKERLIDAEWQQPENDTSSETYTTEIQIYANNRIGMFVDISKVFTERQIDISSMNVRTSKQGKATIIMTFDIHGKEELNHLTDKLRQIEGVLDIERTAG, encoded by the coding sequence ATGGCAGGAGAAAGTAAGAAAATAGATATACAGCTGGAGGCTCCGGCGGATTTTACAAGTCCGGAAGAGTTGTATGAGGAATTAATTAAATCTGTAAAAAGGTATCATCCCTCAGATGATATTTCCATGATCGAAAAGGCTTACAAGATTGCCTATGAAGCTCATAAGGAGCAGAAAAGGAAGTCAGGAGAGCCTTATATTATTCATCCTCTCTGCGTCAGCATTATACTGGCGGATTTAGAGATGGATAAGGAGACGATTGTGGCTGCCATCCTTCACGACGTGGTGGAGGACACGGTGATGGACCTGGATGAGCTGAAAGAAGAGTTCGGCCAGGAGGTAGCTCTCCTTGTAGACGGAGTTACAAAATTGACCCAAATATCCTGGGATATGGATAAGGTTGAGATACAGGCGGAGAATTTAAGGAAAATGTTTTTGGCAATGGCCAAGGATATTCGCGTAATTCTCATTAAATTGGCAGACCGCCTTCACAATATGAGAACGCTCCAGTATATGACGCCTGCCAAACAAAAGGAAAAAGCCAGGGAGACCATGGACATTTATTCACCGATTGCACACCGCCTGGGTATTTCCAAAATAAAAGTAGAGCTGGATGATTTATCCTTAAAATATTTGGAGCCGGAGATTTACTATGAGCTGGCAGAAAAGATTTCCCTGAAAAAGGACGCCAGGGAGGCTTTTGTCAATGAAATTATGGATGAAGTCAAGGTTCACCTGGCAGAGTCGGGAATAAAAGCTAAGGTGGACGGCAGAGCCAAACACTTTTTCAGCATTTATAAGAAAATGGTGAACCAGCATAAGACTTTGGATCAGATTTACGATTTATTTGCAGTCCGCATTATTGTAGATTCTGTCAAGGACTGCTACGGGGCTTTAGGAGTTATCCATGAGCTTTATAAGCCCATTCCCGGCAGGTTTAAGGATTATATCGCCATGCCTAAGCCTAATATGTATCAGTCTCTTCACACTACCTTAATCGGAAATAATGGCCAGCCCTTTGAAATTCAAATCAGAACATATGAGATGCACAGAACCGCAGAGTTTGGTATTGCGGCTCATTGGAAATATAAGGAAAGCGGAAGCGGCCAGGTGGCTGCAGACAGCGAGGAGGCAAAGCTAAGCTGGTTGAGGCAAATTCTGGAATGGCAGAAGGATATGTCGGACAACAAAGAGTTTTTAAGCCTTTTAAAAAGCGATTTAGACTTGTTTTCCGACAGCGTGTACTGCTTTACTCCGTCCGGAGACGTAAAAAATCTTCCCAGCGGTTCTACGCCGATTGATTTTGCCTACGCCATTCACAGCGCAGTGGGAAATAAAATGGTGGGAGCCAAAGTAAACGGAAAGCTGGTTCCTATTGATTATGTAATACAAAACGGAGACAGAATTGAGATTGTTACCTCTCAGAATTCCAAAGGTCCAAGCAGAGATTGGCTGGCTCTTGTAAAAAGCACCCAGGCGAAAAATAAAATTAACCAGTGGTTTAAAACAGAGCTGAAGGAAGACAATATATTAAAAGGAAAAGAGCTGATTACTCAGTACTGTAAGGCTCACGGCATCAATTACTCTGACATTAACAAGCCGGAGTATATGGAAAAGGTGATGCGCAGATATGCCTTTAAGGACTGGGAATCTTTGCTGGCCTCTATCGGCCACGGCGGTCTGAAGGAAGGCCAGATTATTAATAAGATGCTGGAAGAGCGGAATAAGAAGCTGAAGAAGGAAGTTACTGACGCTACGATTCTGGATGAAATAGGGGAGGGCAATAAGGTTCCTGTTTCTAAAAAGTCTAAAAGCGGTATTGTGGTTAAGGGAATCCACGATTTAGCAGTTCGTTTCTCCAGATGCTGCAGCCCTGTTCCGGGAGATGAGATTGTAGGCTTTGTCACCAGAGGGCGAGGCGTTTCCATTCACAGAACAGATTGCATTAATATTATTAATCTGCCTGAGGATGAGAAGGAAAGGCTGATTGACGCAGAGTGGCAGCAGCCGGAAAATGACACCAGCTCAGAAACATATACTACTGAGATTCAGATTTATGCCAACAACAGAATCGGTATGTTTGTAGATATTTCCAAGGTATTTACAGAACGTCAGATTGACATTTCTTCTATGAATGTACGTACCAGCAAGCAGGGAAAGGCCACTATTATAATGACCTTTGACATACACGGGAAGGAAGAGCTGAATCATTTGACAGATAAGCTTAGGCAGATCGAAGGTGTGCTGGATATTGAAAGAACTGCAGGCTGA
- a CDS encoding precorrin-8X methylmutase, with amino-acid sequence MMKPLEIEAKSMEIIGQELKERLGCDPAAIWPEPELAVVKRCIHTSADFDYGDNLVFSKGGVKAGLQALKQGAVIVTDTNMAAAGINKAAAGKLGVQVMCFMADGDVAAQAKERGCTRAVLCMEKAAALKKPVIIAAGNAPTALIRLSELIKEGFRPQLVIGVPVGFVNVVESKELIINSNVPYIVARGRKGGSNIAAAVCNALLYQCINRVI; translated from the coding sequence ATGATGAAGCCTCTGGAAATAGAAGCAAAAAGCATGGAAATTATTGGACAGGAGCTAAAAGAGCGGCTGGGCTGTGATCCGGCCGCCATTTGGCCTGAGCCTGAGCTGGCTGTGGTGAAAAGGTGTATTCATACATCTGCAGACTTTGACTACGGGGATAACCTGGTATTTTCAAAGGGAGGAGTTAAGGCTGGGCTACAGGCCTTAAAGCAGGGGGCTGTTATTGTTACGGACACCAATATGGCTGCAGCCGGAATTAATAAGGCTGCGGCCGGGAAGTTGGGGGTGCAGGTGATGTGCTTTATGGCGGACGGGGACGTGGCCGCTCAGGCTAAGGAAAGAGGCTGTACCAGAGCTGTTTTGTGTATGGAAAAAGCCGCGGCTTTAAAAAAACCGGTGATAATTGCAGCAGGCAACGCCCCCACTGCTTTAATCCGTCTTTCTGAGCTGATAAAGGAAGGCTTTCGGCCTCAGCTGGTAATCGGCGTTCCCGTAGGCTTTGTAAATGTAGTGGAGTCTAAGGAGCTGATTATAAATTCAAACGTTCCCTATATTGTGGCCAGGGGAAGAAAAGGAGGCAGCAATATTGCCGCCGCTGTCTGCAACGCTCTTTTATATCAGTGTATTAACCGGGTGATCTGA
- a CDS encoding MBL fold metallo-hydrolase, whose product MNNQDNSKLRIKTCVLGMVSTNTYLAYHIDTKQAVIIDPADNAPYLEEQCAALNLTPVAILLTHGHSDHILAADELKRKYKIPVYAGEKEEELLKDPMMNLSVAIGGRSVSLKADCLVKDKDVLDLAGFSFQVMETPGHTEGSVCYYLPDEELVFSGDTLFEESLGRTDFPTGSSRKIIESIGNKLFLLPEVTFVYPGHGSPTSIGHEKKYNPVASYL is encoded by the coding sequence ATGAATAATCAGGATAACAGTAAATTAAGGATAAAAACTTGTGTGCTGGGAATGGTAAGCACCAATACATATCTGGCCTATCATATAGACACAAAACAGGCGGTGATTATAGATCCGGCAGATAACGCCCCGTATTTGGAGGAGCAGTGCGCTGCCTTAAATCTTACGCCTGTGGCTATTCTTCTGACCCACGGCCACAGCGATCATATTTTGGCTGCAGATGAGCTGAAAAGAAAGTATAAAATACCTGTTTACGCCGGGGAAAAGGAAGAAGAACTGCTTAAAGATCCTATGATGAATTTATCTGTGGCGATTGGAGGAAGGTCTGTAAGCCTGAAGGCAGACTGCCTTGTAAAAGATAAAGATGTTTTAGACCTGGCAGGTTTTTCTTTTCAGGTGATGGAAACCCCGGGACACACAGAGGGCTCTGTGTGCTATTACCTTCCAGATGAGGAACTGGTATTTTCAGGGGATACTTTATTTGAAGAGTCCTTGGGAAGAACTGATTTTCCTACAGGAAGCAGCCGTAAAATTATAGAGTCTATTGGAAATAAGCTTTTTCTTCTGCCGGAGGTTACTTTTGTTTATCCAGGCCACGGCAGCCCTACATCTATTGGCCATGAGAAAAAGTATAATCCTGTTGCCAGTTATTTATAA
- a CDS encoding GNAT family N-acetyltransferase yields MKLERPIERFDEIYQIYKESFPDIEQRTMEGQKKVVENPMYRVRVEEEDGRILAFVGYWELNNSFFIEHLATTGKCRNKGYGKKLVKECLEEAQSMGKPVFLEIEPIADNDSMTGRRARFYRRLGFCLNDFPYEQLPLKEGDKPCRLCIMSYGLQVSAQEFEPYKEEIYHIVYGK; encoded by the coding sequence ATGAAATTAGAACGCCCCATTGAACGTTTTGACGAAATTTACCAAATCTATAAAGAATCCTTTCCTGATATTGAGCAAAGGACCATGGAGGGACAGAAAAAAGTAGTTGAAAATCCTATGTACCGGGTGAGAGTTGAGGAAGAGGACGGCAGGATTCTGGCTTTTGTCGGATACTGGGAATTAAATAACAGTTTCTTTATAGAACATCTGGCAACTACAGGTAAGTGCAGAAACAAAGGATATGGAAAAAAGCTAGTCAAGGAATGTCTGGAGGAAGCTCAGTCTATGGGCAAGCCTGTATTTTTGGAAATCGAGCCGATTGCAGATAATGATTCCATGACCGGACGGAGAGCAAGGTTTTACAGAAGATTAGGCTTTTGCTTAAATGATTTTCCATATGAGCAGCTGCCTTTAAAAGAAGGGGATAAGCCTTGCCGCCTTTGTATTATGAGCTATGGCCTTCAGGTATCAGCGCAGGAATTTGAGCCATATAAAGAAGAAATTTACCACATTGTTTACGGCAAGTAA
- a CDS encoding YoaK family protein, translating into MNGQKGKQMSESLRIGLILAAAGGFLDAYTYISRGGVFANAQTGNIVLLGVNAADKQWGRVVQYLIPIAAFAVGVFAAEQIKWHFKERKEIHWRQLTVLLEIVILAAVAFMPKELNWLANTAVSFACAVQVESFRKVRGSAFATTMCTGNLRSGTELLGNYLRTGDRELGKKSIKYYGIILSFIVGAGGGYLITEIMGIQAVLVCCALLAICFAMMFCDGEKKLEKGLQNRMCNVK; encoded by the coding sequence ATGAACGGCCAAAAGGGAAAGCAAATGTCAGAATCATTAAGAATCGGTTTGATTTTGGCTGCCGCCGGAGGCTTTCTGGACGCATACACGTATATTTCCAGAGGAGGAGTATTTGCCAACGCCCAGACAGGCAATATTGTGCTGCTGGGGGTAAATGCAGCGGATAAGCAGTGGGGCAGGGTGGTCCAGTATTTAATTCCCATTGCCGCCTTTGCCGTGGGAGTTTTTGCCGCCGAGCAGATTAAATGGCATTTTAAGGAGAGAAAAGAAATTCACTGGAGACAGCTGACAGTGCTTTTAGAAATCGTGATTCTGGCCGCAGTGGCATTTATGCCAAAGGAGCTGAACTGGCTGGCCAACACGGCGGTTTCCTTTGCCTGCGCCGTTCAGGTGGAAAGCTTTAGAAAGGTCAGGGGAAGCGCCTTTGCCACCACAATGTGCACGGGAAATTTAAGATCCGGAACTGAGCTTCTTGGCAATTATTTAAGAACAGGTGACAGAGAATTAGGGAAAAAAAGCATCAAATACTATGGAATTATTCTGTCTTTTATTGTAGGAGCCGGAGGGGGATATTTAATAACGGAGATTATGGGAATCCAGGCTGTGCTGGTATGCTGCGCGCTGTTAGCCATATGTTTTGCAATGATGTTTTGCGACGGAGAGAAAAAATTGGAAAAAGGCTTGCAAAATCGTATGTGCAATGTAAAATAG
- the aspS gene encoding aspartate--tRNA ligase, which translates to MAESMAGLKRTHRCTEVTTANIGENVTVMGWVQKSRNKGGIIFVDLRDRSGILQLIFEENDCGTESFEKAEKLRSEFVIAVEGKVEARSGAANENLATGAIEIRAKSLRILSESETPPFPIEENSKTKEELRLKYRYLDLRRPDIQKNMMVRSRVATLTRAFLAEEGFLEIETPTLIKSTPEGARDYLVPSRVHPGSFYALPQSPQLFKQLLMCSGYDRYFQLARCYRDEDLRADRQPEFTQIDMELSFVDVDDVLDVNERLLQKLFKDICNYDLQLPIQRMTWREAMDRFGSDKPDLRFGMELKNVSDTVRDCEFAVFKGALENGGSVRGINAQGQAGMPRKKIDALVEYAKGFGAKGLAYLSIQEDGSYKSSFAKFMKEEELKNLVAAMEGKPGDLLLFAADKNKVVFDVLGNLRLELARQLDLLKKDDFKFLWVTEFPLLEYSEEEDRYVAMHHPFTMPMEEDLQFIDTNPGAVRAKAYDIVLNGTEMGGGSIRIHQGDIQSKMFEVLGFSKEKAQEQFGFLLEAFKYGVPPHAGLAYGLDRMVMLMVGADSIRDVIAFPKVKDASCLMTEAPSPVDGKQLEELQIAVKEEEKEKAES; encoded by the coding sequence ATGGCAGAATCAATGGCAGGGTTAAAAAGGACCCACAGATGTACAGAGGTAACTACAGCTAATATAGGTGAAAATGTAACTGTTATGGGCTGGGTTCAGAAAAGCAGAAATAAAGGCGGAATTATTTTCGTAGATCTTAGAGACCGTTCAGGTATTTTACAGTTGATTTTTGAGGAAAATGACTGTGGCACAGAAAGCTTTGAAAAAGCTGAAAAGCTGAGAAGCGAATTTGTAATTGCAGTGGAGGGAAAGGTGGAGGCCCGCTCAGGGGCGGCCAATGAAAACCTGGCTACAGGAGCCATTGAGATAAGAGCAAAGTCTTTAAGAATCCTTTCCGAGTCAGAGACGCCTCCATTCCCAATAGAGGAAAACAGCAAAACAAAAGAAGAGTTAAGACTGAAATACCGCTATCTGGATTTAAGAAGACCTGATATTCAAAAGAATATGATGGTAAGAAGCCGTGTGGCAACTCTTACAAGAGCATTTTTGGCAGAGGAAGGTTTCCTGGAGATTGAAACTCCTACTTTAATTAAAAGCACGCCTGAGGGGGCCAGAGATTATCTGGTGCCCAGCCGTGTTCATCCAGGTTCCTTCTACGCCCTTCCTCAGTCCCCTCAGCTGTTTAAGCAGCTGTTAATGTGTTCCGGATATGACCGCTACTTCCAGCTGGCCAGATGCTACAGGGATGAAGATTTAAGAGCAGACAGACAGCCGGAGTTTACCCAGATTGATATGGAGCTGTCTTTTGTGGATGTAGACGACGTATTAGACGTAAATGAGCGCCTGCTTCAGAAGCTGTTTAAAGATATTTGTAATTATGATCTTCAGCTGCCGATTCAGAGAATGACATGGAGAGAGGCTATGGACCGTTTCGGCTCTGACAAGCCAGATCTGCGTTTTGGCATGGAGCTGAAAAATGTATCTGATACAGTAAGGGATTGTGAATTTGCAGTATTTAAAGGCGCTTTAGAAAACGGCGGTTCTGTGCGGGGCATTAACGCTCAGGGACAGGCCGGGATGCCAAGAAAGAAAATTGACGCTTTAGTAGAGTACGCAAAAGGTTTTGGAGCTAAGGGCTTAGCTTACCTGTCTATACAGGAGGACGGCAGCTACAAATCTTCCTTTGCAAAATTTATGAAAGAGGAAGAGCTGAAGAATCTGGTAGCTGCAATGGAAGGAAAGCCAGGGGATCTTTTACTATTTGCAGCAGATAAAAACAAGGTAGTATTTGATGTTTTAGGCAATCTTCGTCTGGAGCTGGCAAGACAGCTGGATCTTTTAAAGAAGGATGACTTTAAATTCCTGTGGGTAACTGAATTCCCGCTTTTAGAGTACTCTGAAGAGGAAGACAGATATGTTGCGATGCACCATCCATTTACTATGCCAATGGAGGAAGATTTGCAGTTTATAGATACTAATCCAGGAGCTGTAAGGGCAAAGGCTTATGATATTGTATTAAACGGAACAGAAATGGGCGGCGGCTCTATCAGAATTCATCAGGGAGACATTCAGTCTAAAATGTTTGAGGTGTTAGGATTCTCTAAAGAAAAAGCCCAGGAGCAGTTTGGCTTCCTGTTAGAGGCATTTAAATATGGAGTTCCTCCTCACGCAGGCTTAGCTTATGGTTTGGACCGTATGGTTATGCTGATGGTGGGAGCAGACAGCATCAGGGACGTAATTGCATTCCCGAAAGTAAAGGACGCTTCCTGCCTGATGACAGAGGCTCCGTCTCCAGTAGATGGAAAGCAGCTTGAGGAGCTGCAGATTGCAGTAAAGGAAGAAGAAAAAGAAAAGGCGGAGTCATAA